TTTTAATAGACGGCTCGTAGATTCTTTCACGGGCGACCAACGGCAACCATTAATTCTAATTGTGGGATCGACTATGTTCCCCAACAAAATGCTAGGTGGTGGGCCAAAACCCGAAAGACTAACACGCTCGGCTAATTTGTAAATTTCGGGCGTTTTGGGAAATAAAGTGAGACGAGGGTTTGGGGTCGGGAAGAACAGGGTAAAAAAGGGTAAAAAAGGTAAAAAAAGGGTAAAAAAagggtaaaaaaaaagagaaaaaagagaaaaatTAATAAATAACAGAGACAACCATCAAAGAGGAACTGAAAGAACTACAAGAAGTAGAGGATCTAAGAGGgcaacaacaccatcaacatcaactcacgtgacctcaaTGTAATTAACTTCTTGGACTTTCCCCCTAACAGCAGTTCTTTGCCCTTGTATGAGTATTTCTAATGTTACAGAGAAATGTGCGCCGACCTTGGAGACTTTGAAGGatgtctttttttttttttttttttttttttttttttaatacCTGTAGAAGTTTTCCCAAGGTGTTGTAtcgtgcaagtacaagtatcgtatcgtacaagtacatactggacGTAGAATAGGGAGCCCCAGGGAGCttcagatcacgtgactgtcgGCGAAAAACCTACGTCGAGGCGCCAGTATGGGATCCATTTTGCATGAAGCAATTGGGGGGAGATCAGTCGGCTGTGGACTTGTTTCGGTATGGATTTGAGAGATACGTAACttataaaaaataaaaaaataaaaaaataaaaaaaaaaaaaaataaaaagagaaaaaattaaaatagagaaaaaaaaacaaccaacTCAAATCACGACTTTGTTCCTCAACTTTCTGCTACAGTACTAAACTCGTATTGCAGCCATAAATACTCTCCccactacagtagtctcAAACTAATGCTACATTAGCGTGATGACCGTTCCTTTGTTTAAAATTACCCTCTCTCTAACACCACGTTCCATAATATTTATCAACGTGCATAAGCGCATTGAACCTTGGTCCACGCATGCAGGAATGCATGCTTGGTACAGTTACAACGATCATTGTATCATCACGACCGACCAAGTGAGTCACAGTAGATCTGACAAGCATGTGATGTTGATGCCATGTGAGCCTTAGCAACCCATTGCATTCACATGAGATAAGTCTTGGCACCGGCTCATCCGAAGCTCCCCAATCATGCTGTTCCAGATGTTTTGTGATGGAGAGCCTTGAAACTCTAAACTTCTCTGTCACCTGAGCCCCATATCGGTGTTTACTCAAGTTTTTAACTGCGAAATTGTTTTTTCTCGTCTAGATAAAGCCTGGCGAGGCTGAGCTTTGAGCTTTGAGCTTTGAGGGGCTTCAGTTCGCGGGGCGATGCTGCGGGGGTGCTCATCTTCCGCGGCTTCAGATGCGTCTGGTCGGATCGCGTTTTCGTTTATTATTTCCTCTAATGAGATTTGTTGTCGTCATCCCCAGACCTTCGACTGTAGGTAGGAGCGAAATCACGTTACGACATCCGACTGCCGGAATGCTGTAGaaataaaagaaaaaaggaTAGCCAAAACTCAAATAAATTGGTCACAATGGCAGATTGAGCTCTTTGTCCTGGACTATGATGAACTCACGTTGGGGGAGTTGAGGGCTGAAGGGGCGGTTTTAGGAGAAAAATATAAACGTTGGGAGGGTAAAAAAAGCTTGCCGAGTCGGACTTGGATCTCTGTcttttgctttttctgGTTACTTCTTCTAGAAGTTGCTCTGCAACCCTGTGGAGAAGCCCGACATATATTACTGGAGAGCATTTAATCAAGCACCTTTTAGGGTTAAGTTCCTCACGGCCAGTAGGTTGTTTCTATTGATGGGTATGCAATAGGTGCACGTACTTAGTATTACTTGGTTTCAAGTAatttacaagtacgtacCAACTAATTGTAGTTACTGTAAAATGATTATGATGTTAAACATATTATAGTTGTGATGTTTATGACAGTTATACTGtatattgtacttgtattatGCCGGTTCTTGTGCTTTTGGACAACTTCAACATTGAACGGAATGTATATCAATCCCTTATCGTTGGCCCTACTATTCAACAGTCGCTGAGAACGACCTTCATCTATTGTGCGACCAAAACAGCAGAAAATACCCGTTTATTTGTCTCGCCTAACCGATCCAAAAAGCTCACCGGCATCTTATTATCCCAGGATGGCATGCACCGATACCGCCGGCTTTAGAGCACTGTGCCGATATCGTACCTGTGCCGAATTTGAGCCGCCGCCGTGTCGCAAAAGTGAATCTGCGAATCTGTGATATTATGCTGATCATGGAGCACTGATGCAACTGACTGGCTCTTGTCCTTTTGTGGTATGAAGAACGACCTTGCTGAAGATCTCTGTTGAATTGGCGCAACAACTCCTCGTAGTTTAAAAGATCATTCGATGTCactatcgtacaagtactgtaactCTCAGACCCACCATTCAGGCCAAAGAGATCCTTGTCCTGTACAAGATGCAGCTGAATGAGGGTTCTATTAGCGCAATAACGCAGGTGCGCAGAGAGCTCCAGTTCCCGTGTTAACTCGGATCATCTGGTATGAGAGAAAACAAAGACCCCTGGTACTGTCAATCCACAAGCTCGTCATCTCTCGCACGTCATacgtacgatacaagtaaaagtacgAAGTATCGATGCTTGTCCAGTTCATATCAAAACCCTGAAGGCAGCAGTCAAAACAAAAACTACATACAGAATCATAGCCGAAAGACCATCTGCCAAATTGCTGTCATTCTTGTCGACAAATGTTCTCAAATGTTGTACCTCTAACCTCCCCACTCTTGTATAACACCATACAGTATCAGTATGTTACAATATTGTACCCATAGTCACTCGACAAAGCTGGCTAAGATTGTAAACCTCCGATGCCgacaatcacgtgattcccAAATACTTGCCCCCAATCCCCCTCCATCTGTCAGGAAATGATCCGACTTCCACGGATGTACACATTACACATGCCGAATGACTGCAGACAAagattcacgtgacattaTAGCCACAACTCATACGCCCAAGgttgccaaaaaaaacaaccacacacTACCACACCATACAATGCGTTTTTTTGACCCCGTTACTCTGCATACCCCATTGTTCGAGACCCTACAGCGCATGGCATGGGCCATGTTGCGTGACAAGGCCATTGTGCTCGCGTGAGGACTGCAGCGCTCATTTTCAGGGCTAAATCCCAAACGCCAAAGTCCTCATTTCGCGGCCTGCATCAGTTTCATCTGTTGAAAGTCCATGAGAGTTTGTGTGCGGCCCCGAGCCTCACTCTGTATTCTGTCGATATTATACTTAGGGTTTCCGGATTTAGGACTAGCTCAACGTTCGGTGAGAGTTTAACTTTGTTGACATATCTTGTGTCTTTGTTCTTCTGTTCCAATTGCAGATGCACACATGTAGCTGCATGTAGGTGCAGCCTTGCAGTATGTGCCCCTTTGGCGGCACCACCACTCACGCTCTCCCGCAAGCTGCAACAGGCTCTGTACACCCAGATTATTGTCTCCGCAGCCTCGCCTTCACCCATCTCTcctttcttcttcagcacCCATGGCACCATGATACCCACCCCCGTCTATACCACCGAAGCGCATCCCATTGGCGTGTGGCAGGCCTGGTACTCGGACAATTTGGCGGCGATTGAGGACTCCTCGAAATATGTCTTCTACGGCCCCAATGGCCATAACGACGGTAGCAACGACCTTCAGCAGATAGCGGTGCCTTTCTATCCCGAGTGGGCTGGACCTGTGGAGGGTagcaacggcaacggaaGCAACGGGGGTCGGAATGGCAGCGGCACCAATGGCGGGAAAGGGTCTAGCAACAACTCCTCTGCGTCTCACGATATTGCGACTGTCGCCATCCCGACCCAGCCTCGCACGCCCCGCGACACGTGTCCCAAAACACAGACCTCAGCAAACATGCGCGTATATTCCCCCTACGAGTACACTGACAGTCTCAACAAGCGAGTGTGCTGGACGCCATATTTTTTGGGCACTGAACGACAGGAGTTTGACTCTCATCTGCGCATGTTTATGAATTATTGCCGCTGGGCCAACATGAGACTACGACCGGCCCCGCAAGCGGAACGTGGCGACGTCAAagccgaggtggtggtgaccaCCCAAGCGGCTGGGTGCATGCTATCCCCAGGCACAAAACGACCGCGTAACAACGGCATGTTGGATAGTATCAGTGAAGCCCATGATAGAGCTAACGCCACAACCCCCACCTCGAATGACAGACCGGGTGCAACAGcggcttcttcttcacccCACGGCCGAGGCATGCCAAATGCGAAAAGACCGAGCTACGGGTCAGTACCGAGCTATGTGACGGCAGGTGCCCCAAACTATGTGGCGACATCGTCAACCCCAAGTTACACAGCAACTGCCGTCAATTCCACATATGCGCCTACAACAACGACCTCTACATCTTCGGGTGCCACAAACTCGCCATACACATTTCAACAGTCACAGCAGTCATATTTACCACCGCCACAACCGCCAACATCGAAATCAACAACCTCGTTGTCACCATCAATCTCTTCCGGGTCACCCAACAATCAGAGCCTCACATCTGTGTCTTCAATCAGCAGCCCCGTGACTTCACCATATCAAACGCCGCAGACGCGCCCATTGGTTCCCGAGGCAGCCCACGCCGCGCAAGCTGGGCAGCCGCCTTCCACCCAACAATTCTACTCGGCATACCAAAACTACTACAACCTATCCCCTCAGAACGAGTTTCAGCCCTTTGAGGGAGACTAACTTGCCATTAACGGTGCCTATTCAACATGGCCCAACCAACCCCCAAAAGTGAGTATCTGTGTGGACTGGATTTTGTTCCTCACCAGCATGAATGTTTGTTATTGTTTATTGTGTGTACGCCGAAATTGTGTGCCCATTCTTGTGTCTGACGTTTGGTGATATTCTGTGCTTGACGCCGTGTGACTCCTTTTCGAAATGACCTCCCCACATTTTGCTTCCCTCCTTCCTTTTGTTTttccccttcttcttcttcttattcttttttttttttttcctttgTCTAGAAAGACCTCTCCTATTCATTTCTCtcgcttttttttgtttttgtttttgtttttgtcaCTCAGCTAATTAGCATCTCTCAGCCCAACTCAATCACAGAATGGATGCCACATTGCTGTGTCATTATCTGGCACTCGTGTCTCCCCTCTCACACATTCCCCGCGCACAGACTTCATATTTGTTCCTTGTCTCTCTGTTGTTTTTTCAACAGTatccctctctctctcacccTGCAgctttttctctctcctctACAAGTGTACTTGCATCATTCAGGTTTCTTTCTTTTTACTGCTTCTTCTAACAAGTCTAACATCAGAGCCAATGGACCAATGTCCACCACGCACCAATTCAAGTAAATAGTAATTGTTattgtatttattttattgtTCACAACGCGAGCTAGGGCTATATCTGAACCTCCGCACACACCGAGGCACCATGGACGCTGTATTGATTTGAGCAATATATCAGGTCAAGGTTTTTAATTGATGTCATTTCATGTCGTATAATTGATTGATATTTATAACGGGAAAGTCGAagacaaaaacgacaatTGGCACGGCAACAAGTGAGACAATTGGCGTTAGCCGGTGACGTTTCTCAAGCCCTAAATGATGCCTTGACCGTGAGTCTGAGTGCAGTAAGTGGACAGATGCTACtgaaacaaaaaaaatctgTCGTCATTTTCAGTCGAGGCATTGTGTGCAGTTGGTACGACACTTTCTGCAGGTCTGTTCATGATTTTGATTCGTGCTCCAGTTTCTTTGTGTTGGTTTCAGGCACACATGTGAACTGTTATGGCTGTATATCTTGCGGAGAATGGATGACTTTGTACTTCCAGGAACTGGACATGTCTTTACATTGTACAAAAAGAGCAATTCCTTTCCTTTAACTTGTCGTCTGTTTCCGAGTTTCTCATGGTTCAAGTCTGCTTTTGGTGACGAACATTTTCAAGGTTCCGAGGCATCCCCTGTCAGTCTTGCTGGAGGGGCTGATTGAAGAAAGTGCAACAGGTTGCTGTCGTTATGACACGGATTTTCTGTGGGCTGAGCAAGTTCTGCTTCGGCCTCGGTAGTTTCGGAATTACACAACTAAAGACaactggtacttgtaatgtactgtactgtagggaCCTCGGAAGACCGGCTAAAGCTGTCCCTTCCAATTGAAGAACTTCCCAGACAGACAGGTAGAGACGCCAGTTTGCACAGTAGCTGTCTCCCGCAAATATTGAAGTTGATTTTTCGTACTTTGTTGTACATATAAGACTGGAGAGAcccctacttgtagggtcTTTTGACGTCTGCTCGGCAAAAACAGATACGAATGTGATTTTTGGTTCCAAAAGGTACTTATACATACAAGGGACCAATAGGTAACTTGTTCAGCCTCGATTCCACTTTGCATGGAATGTACGTTTTTCTGGCCTGTGTTCTACACCTCTCccagtagctactgtaccaatCTATTGTCcatctctctccctctctctctctctctctctcgctCTAACTGCTGCTACCATCCATGTCTGTTCTGTAGGGTCCAAGTGCATGCACAAACAGATGCCGCCGTattcgtactcgtaccatAAGtagaagaaagaaagactGCGCCAATCAGCGTACCACTTGTTATGCAGAAGGACACAGGCCAGGCAAGAGTTGGACTGTCTACGCTGTCCTGTGTAACTGCCTTCACTCAAGATACACTACATGCAGCAAGGTGTAAGAGTGCCATTACTCTCTCACTTTCATCATTGATTGGAGAAACGGGTGAAACTTCGAGTTACTGATTCACAGCTACAAGCACCTGCAAAATGACATCAAAAGACCTTCACGATTGAGCCACAACTCCAGCCACTACctgtagtacatactgcacaTACAATGAGCCGCAGGTATGTATAGGTGCAATTGTAATCTCTTGGCAACAACCGTCCATCCGGCAGTAAAAGACAACGAACCATTCATTCTGCCCGGACTCACCAATGTCCCTTGTACAGTTGAAGTTTTTCCGCCCAAGACCGGAGATTTTAGACAGCAGAAAACCCCCCATaacgaaaaaaaacacatcgagtagtcacgtggt
The Yarrowia lipolytica chromosome 1A, complete sequence genome window above contains:
- a CDS encoding uncharacterized protein (Compare to YALI0A09559g, no similarity), giving the protein MIPTPVYTTEAHPIGVWQAWYSDNLAAIEDSSKYVFYGPNGHNDGSNDLQQIAVPFYPEWAGPVEGSNGNGSNGGRNGSGTNGGKGSSNNSSASHDIATVAIPTQPRTPRDTCPKTQTSANMRVYSPYEYTDSLNKRVCWTPYFLGTERQEFDSHLRMFMNYCRWANMRLRPAPQAERGDVKAEVVVTTQAAGCMLSPGTKRPRNNGMLDSISEAHDRANATTPTSNDRPGATAASSSPHGRGMPNAKRPSYGSVPSYVTAGAPNYVATSSTPSYTATAVNSTYAPTTTTSTSSGATNSPYTFQQSQQSYLPPPQPPTSKSTTSLSPSISSGSPNNQSLTSVSSISSPVTSPYQTPQTRPLVPEAAHAAQAGQPPSTQQFYSAYQNYYNLSPQNEFQPFEGD